The window GACGACCGGGGCGAGCCCATCTCCGTGCGGGAGCTTCCGTTGGGCGTGGCCCTGTTCGACGGGCAGCCGGACCACCGGACGCTGCGGATCCGAAGCGGCGACGGGCAGACCCGCTCGCTCGCCGCCACCGGCATCCCGCTGCTCTCGCACCCGGACGAGCTGGTGGGCGCCCTCGCGCTGTTCTGGGAAGCCGCGCCGCCCCCCGCCGACCCACTGGCCGAGGGAGTCTAGCCGTGCACGCGAAGGTGTGGGGATGCCGCGGCTCGCTGGCCTCGCCGGGCCCGGACACCATCCGCTACGGCGGGAACACCTCCAGCGTCGAGCTCCGCCTGGCCGACGGCAGCGTGCTGGTCCTGGACGCGGGAACAGGCGCGCGGCCGCTCGGCATCCACCTGGAGGAGGACCCACCAGCGCGGATCGACCTGCTGCTGACCCACCTTCACCTGGACCACCTGGAGGGACTGGCGTTCTTCGCCCCGCTATGGTGGCCCCGGGACCGCTGCGAGCTGCACATCTGGGGGCCCGCCTCGCCCCTGAAGACCCTGGAGGAGCGCGTCGCCACGTACATGTCGCCGCCCCTGTTCCCGGTGCACCTGTCGGACGTGCCCTCGCACCCCATCTTCCACGACGTCCCCGAGGGCGAGTGGCAGATCGGCGCCGCCACTATCTCGGCCCAGCCCATCTCCCACCCCGGCCCCACCGTGGGCTACCGCCTGGACGAGGGTGGGAAGGTGTTCGTGTTCATGCCCGACCACGAGCCCGCCCTCGGTGTCGATCTGAAGACGGTGTCGCCGGACTGGATCTCCGGCTACGGCGTGGCCTACGGCGCCGACGTGCTGCTGCACGACGGCCAGTACACCGAGAAGGAGTACGCACGCAAGGTGGGGTGGGGGCACTCCAGCACCGACCACGTGGTGACGTTCGCCCAGATCGCCAAGGTCCGGAGGCTGGTGCTGTTCCACCACGATCCGCTGCACACCGACGACGACCTCGAGGCCATTCTGGTGCGCGCCCAGGAGCTGTGGGGGGAGAACGGCGGCGAGATCGGCCTGGCCTACGAGGGCATGGAGATCGACCTGCCGTAGCCGTCTCCGGGGTCGCTCGGACCCTGGGCCCTGGTCACCGGCCGGCGACGCCGAGGGTCCTGCGCAACCCGCGACGGCCTTCCGTGGTGACCAGGAGGGCCCGGGTGCCGGGCTGCCTCACCACCCAACCGGAGGCGAGCAGCCGGTCGAGGAGCGCGGCGCCGAGCGCCCCGCCCAGGTGGGCCCGGCGCTCGCTCCAGTCCAGGCACGCGAACGCGAACCGCCGGCGGGCCTTCGCCGCCTCCGCCGGATCCACCCTGAGGGCGTGGAAGACTCCCGCCGCGCCGGGACCGAGGCCGATGGCACCGCCAGGACCGGGGGGGCCGAGCGCCTGCTTCCGAACCAGGGCATCGAGGACGGCCACCCCGAGCCGGCCCGCCAGGTGGTCGTAGCAGCTCCGGGCTTCGGCCAGGGGTGAGGCCGGAGCGGGCCGGCCCTTCGACCCGGACAGCGTCACCAGGGCCTCCACGAGCTGGGCCACCTGCGCGCCGGCCAACGCGTAGCGCATCTGGCGCCCCGCTCGCACCGCCCGGATCAGACCCTCCTTGCGGAGGACGGCGAGGTGGTTGGACATGTTGGGCTGGGTCGATCCCGTCGCGGCGACCATCTCCGCGACGGTGGCCCCACCGGCCTCCGCGCTGGTTGCCCCGCCGGCCAGCAGGAGGCTCAGGATCTCGATCCGGAGCGGATCGCTCAGGGCCCGGGCCATCCCGGCGGCATGTTCACTATCCATCACGGCACCATGATACCACGTTGTATCATCAG of the Actinomycetota bacterium genome contains:
- a CDS encoding PAS domain-containing protein produces the protein MQWDTRQKNLLLILARDVASKLATPAFLVDAVGTLVFFNEAAESVLGHTFAEIGELPAEEWMKVWEPMDDRGEPISVRELPLGVALFDGQPDHRTLRIRSGDGQTRSLAATGIPLLSHPDELVGALALFWEAAPPPADPLAEGV
- a CDS encoding MBL fold metallo-hydrolase; the encoded protein is MHAKVWGCRGSLASPGPDTIRYGGNTSSVELRLADGSVLVLDAGTGARPLGIHLEEDPPARIDLLLTHLHLDHLEGLAFFAPLWWPRDRCELHIWGPASPLKTLEERVATYMSPPLFPVHLSDVPSHPIFHDVPEGEWQIGAATISAQPISHPGPTVGYRLDEGGKVFVFMPDHEPALGVDLKTVSPDWISGYGVAYGADVLLHDGQYTEKEYARKVGWGHSSTDHVVTFAQIAKVRRLVLFHHDPLHTDDDLEAILVRAQELWGENGGEIGLAYEGMEIDLP
- a CDS encoding metalloregulator ArsR/SmtB family transcription factor, yielding MDSEHAAGMARALSDPLRIEILSLLLAGGATSAEAGGATVAEMVAATGSTQPNMSNHLAVLRKEGLIRAVRAGRQMRYALAGAQVAQLVEALVTLSGSKGRPAPASPLAEARSCYDHLAGRLGVAVLDALVRKQALGPPGPGGAIGLGPGAAGVFHALRVDPAEAAKARRRFAFACLDWSERRAHLGGALGAALLDRLLASGWVVRQPGTRALLVTTEGRRGLRRTLGVAGR